GGCAGGCCGCCGCGGGCGAGAAGGTCCTCCACACCGGGCGGGAGTTCCGGATCCCGCTGCCCGGCAAGGATGCCAAGCCCATGCGCCTGTCCATGCGCGCCGAGCACGACATCCCGATCTACCTGGCGACCCTCTCGCCCAGGATGCTGCACCTGACCGGTGAGATCGCCGACGGCTGGCTCGGCACCAGCTTCGTGCCCGAGGGCGCCAAAGGGGCCTACTTCGACCACCTGGACGCGGGCCTCGCCGCTTCCGGCCGCGCACGCGCGGACTTCGACATCTGCCAGGGCGCCGAGGTGGCCTTCGCCGAGGACGAGGACGCACTGCGGACGATGGTGGCCGGCCGGAAGAAGGAACTGGCCTTCAGCCTGGGCGGCATGGGCTCCGCGAGCACCAACTTCTACAACAACGCCTACAGCCGCCAGGGCTGGGCCGACGTCGCCGCCGAGGTCCGCGAGCGCTGGCAGGCCGGCGACCGGGACGGCGCGGCCGAACTGGTCACCGACGAGATGGTGCTGGGCACCACGCTCATCGGCACCGAGGACATGGTGCGGGACCGGCTGCGGGTGTGGCGCGACGCCGGCGTCGACACCGTTCGCTTCTACCCCGCCGGCGAGACGCTGGACGCCCGGCTCACCACCCTGGGCCGGGCCCTCGACCTGGTCCGCGCCATGGAACGCGAGCCGGGCCGGTAGAACGTAATGCTGTTCGCAGTGCCGTACGACGGTCATGCGGAGCCGGTCGCGTCGCTGCGCGCCCAATCCGCGGGCAAGGTGGCACTCAGCTGCGGGACCCCGCTCGGCTTCGACAAGCGGGGTCCCGACAGCCTGAACGTCGACCGATGGAAGCGTCGCCATCGATCTGGTACTCGACCACCGTTGCGTGTCGCCGCGGTGGCGAACACGCCTGCGGATACCCACCGCCCGGCTTGCGAATCCACGGTCTGAAATGCCGAGTCCTATGGTGAGACCTCTATGCTGAGGCCATGAGGCGGACCTCTTTCGCGAACTGGCCGTGCTCAGTCGCGCGGACCATGGACATGCTCGGGGACTGGTGGACGCCGCTGGTCCTGCGGGAGGCCTTCTACGGGATCAAACGGTTCGACGCGTTCCAGCAGGAGCTCGGCATCGCTCGCAACACCTTGACCGACCGTCTCCGTCGCCTGGTCGATGAGGGCCTCATGGAGAAGAAGGCCTACCAGCACGAGCCGGTGCGCTACGACTACGTGCTCACGGAGAAGGGGCGCGACTTCTTCGGCGTGCTGGCCGCCATGAACACCTGGGGCAACCGCTGGCTCAGCGGCGAGCAGGGACCGCCGGTGGTCTTCCACCACGACCGCTGCGGTCACCAGAGCGACGCCGAGGTCGTTTGCGCCTCGTGCAAGGAACCGATGACAGCCGACGACACCCACCCGCGCCTCGGCCCTGGTTATCCCCAGCACCTCGCCGAGCGCCCGGACATCCAGAGTCGTTTCACCGCCTGAGAGGGGCCCAGGCCCTCAACGACGCCGAGGCAGTCGCGGCGCGTCCGGGGGCGTTCCCGTGCGGACCGCGTCTTTTCACGGCGGAGGCTGTCGTCCAGGGGGCGGTCCGGCAAACGACGGTCGCGGTCACGCAGGCCTCGACGAACCGGGTCACACGGCTGCGTCGTCGGCGGCGGCGGTCAGGCCCCATCACTTCTGGCGTCGAGCCGCTCCGACAGACAGCGGCACGTCACTTCGGGGCTCGGTGGCCGCTCTGCCGGGTCCTTGCCTGCCTTGCTGCGGTTCGATGCGGCGTCACCGGGGCTGCCCACCCCGCACGGCCTCGCCGGTCACCGACGGCGGCCCGTCGGCGACCGGAGGCACCTCAGCCCTGGCCTGAGCCTGGCCGCGCACAACGCCGTACTCGCGGCGAAGCGGTTGGCCTCCGTGGCGGAGTCGGTCATCCGGTGCAGCCGGCACCCGTATGCCACGGACTCGGCTGCGCTGAGGTCGTGCGCGGTCGCCGAGGCGTAGATCTTCTGTGCCGTGCCGCAAGGCTGACGCGCAGGGGTCGCCGGGCAAATTGTCACGAGAGCACCAAATCGGTAAGAAACGTGGTATTCCGCGCCCAGTGGCGATGCCTCCGCTGCGACCTAGCGTCGTACGTACTGACGCCATCGGATTCTCGATCGAGATCGAATCGATCTGAAGGAGCGGAACTTGACTTCTCCCCTTCCTGAAGGGAGGGGATTCTTACGGCTCGCGCCGTGAGGGTTTCTGCTTCGTTGCCGACTGCCCGTCCGGAGTCCTCCGTTGAGGTCTTACACCAGCTCCACAGACTGTCACCGCCAGCCCGGCGGCCAGGAGGTTGTGCGCCGCGTTCACGTCCCGGTCGTGGGTCACGCCACAGTCGCACGTCCACGTGCGGACGTGCAGCGGCATCGTGTCCCGCAACCGCGTGCTCCAGCGGCCGGACACCGTGATCGCCGCCGGGCACTTCACGGACGACGTGTTCGGCCGTGTCACTTCGGTGGGCGACGCGCACGCCTGGGCTCCCGTCGGCGAGGCGCCGAACGCGATCGGCAACTGAGCCGCACACATCACGGCCCCCGGTTCTCTCACGTCACTCAAGTAACCCACCTCACTCACATCAGGAGTCTCACCTCATGTCAGTGCCTCAGAAGCCCCACATGTTCGGGGCAACCACCACCGCCGCCGAGACAATCGATGGCGTCGACCTGCACGGCCGCCGAGCCGTGGTGACCGGAGCCAGTTCCGGAATCAGGGTGGAGACGGCCCGGGCGCTCGCCTCGGCTGGCGCCGACGTCACCCTGGCCGTACGGGACACCGACGCGGGCGCCCGTGCAGTGGCGCGCCTGGAGGCTGAACTCCCCTCCGCGTCGGGGAAGTTGACAGTGGGACGGCTCGACCTGGCCGACCGGTCGACGATCGCCGCGTTCGTGGCCGACTGGACGGGCCCGTTGCACATCCTGGTCAACAACGCCGGAGTGATGGCCCCGCCGCAACTCATCCGCACGCCTGACGGCCGGGAATTGCAGTTCTCCGTCAATCACCTGGGCCACTTCGCGCTCGCCGTCGGCCTCCACCCGGCGCTCGCGGCGGCGGACGGCGCCCGGATCGTCTCGGTCGCCTCGATCGGCCACCTCTTCTCCCCCGTCGTCTTCGACGACCTCGACTACCGCTTCCGGCCGTACGACCCCTGGACCTCCTACGGGCAGTCGCAGACCGCCAACGTCCTGTTCGCCGTCGGTGCCGCCGAGCGATGGGCCGACGACGGCATCACCGCCAACGCCCTGATGCCGGGGAACATCGCCGACACGTCGCTGGCCCGGCACATGGACATGCAGCAGGTGGCCGACTTCATCGCCTCGGGCGAACTCGCACTGCCACCACAGAAGACCGTGGAGCAGGGCGCCGCGACCTCGGTGCTGTTGGCCGCCTCACCGTCGGTGGAGGGCATCACCGGCCGCTACTTCGAGGACTGTGCGCAGTCCGAGCCGGTAGCCGAGCGAGCCGGTGCCGTCGCCGGCGTCGCGCCGTACGCCCTGGACCCGGAGAACGCCGCCCGGCTGTGGTCCGTGTCCGAAGCCCTGGTCCACTAGAGCTCTACGCTGCCGACATGACCTCACGACACTAGTGGACCCGGCTGCGCCGTCAACTGTGGCAGCCTCCGCGCGCCCATGGCGAGCAGCCGCGCGAGCGCGTGGTCGGCCCGCTGGAACTGTTCTACGACCTGGTCGTGGTGGTGCTGGTCGCCCAGGCCGCCCACCACCTGGCCGGGGACCTCGACTGGCACGGTCTGGGTCTGTTCGCCGCGGTGTTCGCGCTGGTGTGGATCGCCTGGTTCAACGGCACCCTCCACCACGAACTGCACGGCCACGAGGATGCCCGCGGCCGGAGCGTGTTTCTGCTGCAGATCCTCGTACTCGTCCCGTCGGGCGCGTTCATCCCCGAGGCAGGCGGCGTACGCGGGATCGCGTTCGCCGTGACCGCGGGGGTGCTGTTCGCGGTGCTGGCGGTGCTGTGGCTGCTCGCCGGACGCGGTGACAGCCCCGAATTCCGCCGCCCCAGCAGGTTGTTCGTGACCGGGACGGCAGCCTGCGCCGTCGTCCTGGGCGCGAGCGCCGCCCTCCCCGCGGACGTCCGCGTACTGACGTGGGGTCTTCTGGCCGTCGCGTACCTGACGGGGTTCGCGGTCATGATCGGTTCGGCCACTCCGGTGCAGGCGGTCGCGCTCAGCGTGACCGACGCGCTCACCGAACGGTTCGGGCTGTTCATCATCATCGTGCTCGGCGAGACCGTGACCCGCGTCGTCGACGGACTGGCCCACGAGCCGACCAACGCACTCACCCTCGCCGTCGGGCTCGTCGCCGTCGTCATCGGCTTCGGTGCCTGGTGGACGTACTTCGACTTCGCCGGGCACCGGCAGCCGAGGCCCACCCGCGCAAGCACCGTGCAGTGGATGCTGGTTCACATGCCGCTCACGGCCGCGGTGGCCGTCATGGGCGCCGCGATGGTCGATCTCGTCGAGCACGCCCACGACAGCCGGACTCCCACCGCCACGGCCTGGGTGCTCTGCGGGGGCGCGGCCGTCGTGCTCTGCGCGACGATGGTGCTCGCGGCCTCCCTGCGCGTCTGGCACGTGGACCGCGGGCTCTACCGGCCGCCGGCCCGCACCTGCGTCGTCGTGGCCGTCATGTGTGTGGGAGTCGGTGCGGCACGCCCGGCTCCCCTCGTCAGGAAGACAACCGGCGCTGAGCCTGCACTCGAAGCACTCCGGACGGTCCTTTCCGGAGGGATCAGTCGATGACGGCGGCCCGCCAGGTCTCCTCGTCGGCAGCCAGGAGAGCCGCGACGAGGGCGGGGTCCGGCAGGGGGCCGTGGTCGGCGGCGACCCGCAGGGCCGAGGCCGCGGTCAGATGGCCCAGCCGCAGGGCGCGATCCACGGGCAGGTGCCGTAGCAGGCCGCTCAGGAATCCGGCGGCGAAGGCGTCTCCGGCGCCGACCGGCTCGGTGACGCGCACGGTCAGGGCAGCCACGCTGTGGACAGCTGCCCCCACGAAGGCGGTGGCGGCGCGGTCCCCGTCCTTCACGACGAGGACGCGCGGGCCGGACAGGAGTTCACGGACCCGTTCGGCGTCGGTGATCCCGTCCCCCCACAGGGCTTGGGCCTCGTCGAGGCCGACGAGCACGATGTCGGCCCGGTCTGCGAGCCGGCGCAGCACGTCGGCGGCGGAGCGGCCGTCCCACAGCGCGGGGCGGTGGTTGACGTCGAAGCTGACGGGCCACGGGCGGTCGGGGCGCAGCGCGTGTTCGACGAGGCCGCGGCAGCCGGGCGACAGGGCGGGAGTGATGCCGCTGAGGTGGACGAGCGCGGCGCCCGTCACCGCCGGGTCGTCGAGCGCGTCGGGGGTGAGGGCCGAGGCGGCGGATCCGGCGCGGTGGTAGTGGACGCGGGTGCCGTGCCCGGCCGGGCCCGGGTCCTTGACCAGCAGTCCGGTGGGCCGCTGCGGGTCGGTGCGGACGCCGCTCACGTCGACGCCGCCCGCGGCGATCCGGGCGCGGATGCGGCGGCCGAAGGGGTCGTCGCCGACCGCGGAGACCCAGCGGGCGGGAATGCCGTGGTCGGCGAGGTAGAGGGCGACGTTCGACTCGGCGCCCGCGATGTCGACGCGCAGCAGGTCGGCGCCGTCCAACGGCCCGAGGGGGTCGGGGGCGAGGGCGGCCATGGTCTCGCCGACGCAGACCACGGGGCCGGGGCGCAGTGGCCGGTGGGTACTCATGGTGGGCTTCCTAGAGAGTGCCGGCGCGATCCGCCGGGGCCGGGGCGGACGGGACCGCGGGGCGGTACGGGGCGGCCGGGGCGCCGGGAACATCGACCCGGAGCGCGAAGACGGCGCCGTCGAGAGGGCCCGGGACGGGCAGGCCGATGTGCGCGCTGGTGACGAGGAGCGTATGGCCGTCGGGGCCACCGAGGCAGAGTCCCGCGGGCTGCCCGGCGGGCAGGTCGACGATCCGGTCGAGGCCCCCGTCGGGGCGATAGCGGTGGACC
This portion of the Streptomyces mirabilis genome encodes:
- a CDS encoding LLM class flavin-dependent oxidoreductase gives rise to the protein MRTSTTIEASGGSWPETVDFVIEAEKLGLDICWVAEAWGSEAPSPLGYLAARTERMLLGSGIIQLATRTPTAIARAAITLSQISQGRFLLGLGPSGPQVIEGLHGVPFDRPLSRMRETVEIVRQAAAGEKVLHTGREFRIPLPGKDAKPMRLSMRAEHDIPIYLATLSPRMLHLTGEIADGWLGTSFVPEGAKGAYFDHLDAGLAASGRARADFDICQGAEVAFAEDEDALRTMVAGRKKELAFSLGGMGSASTNFYNNAYSRQGWADVAAEVRERWQAGDRDGAAELVTDEMVLGTTLIGTEDMVRDRLRVWRDAGVDTVRFYPAGETLDARLTTLGRALDLVRAMEREPGR
- a CDS encoding winged helix-turn-helix transcriptional regulator yields the protein MRRTSFANWPCSVARTMDMLGDWWTPLVLREAFYGIKRFDAFQQELGIARNTLTDRLRRLVDEGLMEKKAYQHEPVRYDYVLTEKGRDFFGVLAAMNTWGNRWLSGEQGPPVVFHHDRCGHQSDAEVVCASCKEPMTADDTHPRLGPGYPQHLAERPDIQSRFTA
- a CDS encoding SDR family NAD(P)-dependent oxidoreductase; the encoded protein is MSVPQKPHMFGATTTAAETIDGVDLHGRRAVVTGASSGIRVETARALASAGADVTLAVRDTDAGARAVARLEAELPSASGKLTVGRLDLADRSTIAAFVADWTGPLHILVNNAGVMAPPQLIRTPDGRELQFSVNHLGHFALAVGLHPALAAADGARIVSVASIGHLFSPVVFDDLDYRFRPYDPWTSYGQSQTANVLFAVGAAERWADDGITANALMPGNIADTSLARHMDMQQVADFIASGELALPPQKTVEQGAATSVLLAASPSVEGITGRYFEDCAQSEPVAERAGAVAGVAPYALDPENAARLWSVSEALVH
- a CDS encoding low temperature requirement protein A; translation: MVGPLELFYDLVVVVLVAQAAHHLAGDLDWHGLGLFAAVFALVWIAWFNGTLHHELHGHEDARGRSVFLLQILVLVPSGAFIPEAGGVRGIAFAVTAGVLFAVLAVLWLLAGRGDSPEFRRPSRLFVTGTAACAVVLGASAALPADVRVLTWGLLAVAYLTGFAVMIGSATPVQAVALSVTDALTERFGLFIIIVLGETVTRVVDGLAHEPTNALTLAVGLVAVVIGFGAWWTYFDFAGHRQPRPTRASTVQWMLVHMPLTAAVAVMGAAMVDLVEHAHDSRTPTATAWVLCGGAAVVLCATMVLAASLRVWHVDRGLYRPPARTCVVVAVMCVGVGAARPAPLVRKTTGAEPALEALRTVLSGGISR
- a CDS encoding sugar kinase, which encodes MSTHRPLRPGPVVCVGETMAALAPDPLGPLDGADLLRVDIAGAESNVALYLADHGIPARWVSAVGDDPFGRRIRARIAAGGVDVSGVRTDPQRPTGLLVKDPGPAGHGTRVHYHRAGSAASALTPDALDDPAVTGAALVHLSGITPALSPGCRGLVEHALRPDRPWPVSFDVNHRPALWDGRSAADVLRRLADRADIVLVGLDEAQALWGDGITDAERVRELLSGPRVLVVKDGDRAATAFVGAAVHSVAALTVRVTEPVGAGDAFAAGFLSGLLRHLPVDRALRLGHLTAASALRVAADHGPLPDPALVAALLAADEETWRAAVID